A single Saccharolobus shibatae B12 DNA region contains:
- a CDS encoding MFS transporter produces MDSSKHSLIYSAILLVLMTISARATNNMVTTTVPLLAKYSLQLSNSLVGLLSALLFAFNFIATTFINPELNSKLRKRVFVISNVIILLSLPLYYLSNAISIWIISIFAGIAFGLVMPNLITAASLANDKKSVERLLSLYSTSLSTSLIIGPAFEVYLLTKYDYRDVFLWFIPIAVIGVIIASRIRFPDVKRESSGISVIRNKGLIAGSLAVTTYNVPFAAFTTFLAILAKDRFNLPNFDAYFVFLPFYIMSFLTRLTMTIRPFENLRMPMLISVIITILGLFGILYAPNYSIFLAVIALLGIPHGSIFPMATIMISRATSIAERNAVNSYFSAYNNLLFLVVPATIGFVSEIVGLSLSISVLVIPVVITTIVFFKMFWNDNIIVKR; encoded by the coding sequence ATGGACAGCTCAAAACATTCATTGATTTACTCAGCCATACTCCTTGTATTAATGACAATCTCAGCAAGGGCCACTAATAACATGGTTACTACAACAGTTCCATTATTAGCTAAATATAGCCTTCAACTATCTAACTCTCTGGTTGGCCTTTTATCAGCATTATTATTTGCCTTCAATTTCATCGCCACAACATTTATTAATCCTGAACTTAATTCTAAGCTAAGAAAGAGAGTATTTGTAATATCCAACGTTATAATTTTACTTTCCTTACCGCTCTATTATCTGTCTAATGCAATATCAATATGGATAATCTCAATCTTTGCTGGAATCGCATTTGGTTTAGTAATGCCTAACCTAATAACAGCAGCGAGTTTAGCAAACGATAAGAAATCAGTTGAAAGGCTTCTATCTTTATACTCAACTAGCCTTAGTACAAGTTTGATCATAGGCCCTGCCTTTGAAGTCTATTTACTAACTAAATATGACTATAGGGACGTATTTTTATGGTTTATTCCTATAGCAGTTATAGGAGTTATAATTGCATCGAGAATTAGATTCCCAGATGTTAAGAGAGAGAGTAGTGGGATCTCAGTGATCAGAAACAAGGGTCTAATAGCCGGGTCATTGGCAGTTACGACATATAATGTACCATTCGCAGCATTTACAACTTTCTTGGCAATATTGGCTAAGGATAGATTCAACTTACCTAACTTTGATGCCTACTTTGTCTTTTTGCCATTCTATATAATGTCTTTCTTAACTAGACTTACAATGACTATTAGACCTTTCGAAAACCTCAGAATGCCAATGCTAATCTCTGTCATTATAACAATTTTGGGGTTATTTGGAATCCTATACGCTCCGAACTACTCTATTTTCCTTGCAGTTATAGCACTACTGGGAATACCTCACGGTTCAATATTTCCCATGGCTACCATAATGATAAGTAGGGCTACAAGTATAGCTGAAAGGAATGCGGTGAATTCGTATTTCTCAGCTTATAACAATTTATTGTTCTTAGTAGTACCAGCCACAATTGGTTTCGTATCAGAGATAGTTGGACTATCACTCTCCATATCAGTCCTAGTAATACCCGTTGTGATTACTACAATAGTTTTCTTCAAGATGTTTTGGAATGATAATATTATAGTTAAGAGATGA
- a CDS encoding DEAD/DEAH box helicase — protein sequence MFENLSEDLRKALNEAGYIKPTRVQEAVIPELMNGNSVIVQAKTGSGKTAAYVIPILERNSTALILSPTRELATQILDEIRKLGKYKQIDVSLIIGGMSYDDQRQSKIVVGTPGRLLDLWSKGKIDFSGYDFVIVDEADRMLDMGFIDDIRMILNHSNAKITGFFSATIPDEIMTLAKEFSKDLREIVLDEYKPVEEVKQKFVKVSNDWSDKVSKLLEEINGEKILVFARTRDRARKLYYLLKGKGVNVGLLSGDMPQSVRLKNFYGFKKGKYNVLVATDLASRGIDIIDVNKVINFDIPRDVETYIHRVGRTGRMGRVGQAITFYTFREADMIKRINNLLAI from the coding sequence ATGTTTGAAAATTTAAGTGAAGATCTAAGAAAGGCTTTGAATGAAGCTGGTTACATTAAGCCTACCAGAGTTCAAGAAGCTGTTATTCCAGAACTGATGAACGGTAATAGTGTAATAGTTCAAGCCAAGACCGGATCCGGTAAGACTGCAGCGTATGTTATTCCAATTCTAGAACGAAATAGCACAGCTTTAATTTTATCACCTACTAGAGAATTGGCAACTCAAATTCTAGATGAGATAAGGAAATTAGGGAAATATAAACAAATTGACGTTAGCTTGATAATAGGTGGAATGAGTTACGATGATCAAAGACAATCCAAAATAGTAGTTGGTACGCCAGGGAGACTTTTAGATCTGTGGAGTAAGGGTAAGATTGACTTCTCTGGTTACGATTTCGTTATAGTTGATGAGGCGGATAGAATGTTAGACATGGGCTTTATAGATGACATTAGAATGATATTGAACCATTCTAATGCTAAAATTACAGGGTTCTTCTCAGCTACAATACCAGATGAAATCATGACCCTCGCCAAAGAGTTCTCTAAGGATCTTAGAGAGATCGTATTGGATGAATATAAACCGGTAGAGGAGGTTAAACAGAAATTTGTGAAGGTTAGCAATGATTGGAGCGATAAGGTATCGAAATTACTGGAGGAAATAAATGGCGAGAAAATTCTAGTATTCGCTAGGACTAGGGATAGGGCTAGGAAACTATACTATTTGTTAAAGGGGAAGGGAGTAAATGTGGGACTTTTAAGTGGGGATATGCCGCAGAGCGTTAGATTGAAGAACTTTTACGGGTTCAAAAAGGGAAAGTACAATGTTCTGGTCGCAACTGATTTGGCTTCAAGAGGAATTGACATAATAGACGTTAATAAGGTTATAAACTTCGATATTCCCAGAGATGTGGAGACTTACATACATAGAGTAGGAAGGACTGGTAGAATGGGAAGAGTGGGTCAAGCAATAACATTCTATACGTTCAGAGAAGCTGACATGATTAAAAGAATCAATAACTTACTTGCAATTTAG
- a CDS encoding thermopsin: MLRNTILIILLFLSTPLLAVSLPTGVVAYSGPIYTNQVLGYANITSLLAYNASGPKFGVPPYGASLQLNVMLQVNTSNEEYYFWLQNVADFITNESKMFFSDNIWNSTTPLAGINNLIGKGEIYSTSDLFSHSSYYAYGTYYIKYNFPFSFYLIVNESHNNQGVYVSFGYVILQNGNITLPNPTFYDTVFIPVNNLTSASIIIANQTTPNLNLGIITYLGNYLDAELVWGGFGNGASTTFLNMSSYLALLYMKNGKWVPFSQVYNYGSDTAESTNNLRVTIAKNRDAYVTIGKQNPGLLTTNFNPSIPGFLYLNISSKIPFLVNNVISRTFSGYVSAPIKLGFFMNYSINSSSFAVLNGNYPSLIEPNVSWFKILNIIPNYTYYYLVRVNSSIPVIAEINGKQITLNDTNWFVQDTQISIVNYTYHNGSDERYVISSISPSSSFDITKPLNVTINTIKQYRVVINSNLPVYLNGKRVNGGLWINADTTVKLSASIPFYEVGRFIGTYNLTPGETIVVSKPIIETLKLSFNTILLGIMALIGVIIVVMALILRKKR; encoded by the coding sequence GTGCTAAGGAATACAATATTAATAATCCTTTTATTCTTATCTACACCATTACTTGCCGTTTCGTTACCAACCGGAGTGGTAGCTTATAGTGGCCCCATATACACAAATCAAGTATTAGGTTATGCGAATATAACATCACTTCTGGCTTATAACGCATCTGGTCCAAAATTTGGAGTTCCACCTTATGGTGCTTCGCTGCAATTAAACGTCATGCTACAGGTCAATACTAGCAATGAGGAGTACTATTTCTGGCTACAAAATGTGGCAGATTTCATTACAAATGAGAGCAAGATGTTCTTTAGTGACAATATTTGGAACTCAACTACTCCATTAGCTGGAATAAACAACTTAATTGGCAAGGGTGAAATATACTCTACCTCAGACCTTTTCTCTCATTCTTCATACTACGCTTATGGCACTTATTATATTAAATATAATTTCCCATTTTCGTTTTACCTTATAGTAAATGAAAGTCATAATAATCAAGGAGTATATGTTAGTTTCGGTTACGTTATTCTTCAGAACGGAAATATAACTTTACCAAATCCAACATTTTACGATACAGTTTTCATCCCAGTTAATAATTTGACCTCTGCCTCAATTATAATAGCTAATCAGACTACTCCTAATTTAAACTTAGGTATTATAACATATTTGGGAAACTACTTAGATGCTGAATTGGTATGGGGAGGATTTGGGAATGGTGCATCTACAACGTTCTTAAACATGTCCTCTTATCTAGCATTACTGTACATGAAAAACGGTAAATGGGTACCATTTTCACAAGTATATAATTACGGGAGTGACACAGCAGAGTCTACTAATAATTTACGTGTTACCATAGCAAAAAATAGAGACGCATACGTTACAATAGGAAAGCAGAATCCCGGATTGTTGACTACTAACTTTAACCCTTCAATCCCTGGCTTCTTATACTTGAATATTAGTAGTAAAATACCGTTTCTAGTTAATAACGTCATTTCACGTACTTTCTCTGGTTACGTTTCAGCCCCAATTAAATTAGGCTTCTTTATGAATTATTCCATTAACTCATCCTCCTTTGCAGTCCTCAATGGAAACTATCCTAGCTTAATAGAACCTAACGTCAGTTGGTTCAAGATTTTGAACATTATCCCTAACTACACATATTACTACTTGGTGAGAGTAAACTCATCTATTCCAGTTATTGCTGAGATAAATGGCAAACAAATTACCTTAAATGATACAAATTGGTTTGTTCAAGATACTCAAATCAGTATAGTCAATTACACATATCATAATGGTAGCGATGAGAGATACGTTATTTCATCAATTTCACCATCATCATCATTTGACATTACCAAACCTTTGAACGTAACCATAAACACAATAAAACAATATCGAGTTGTAATAAACTCCAATTTACCGGTATATTTGAATGGTAAAAGAGTTAATGGAGGCTTATGGATTAACGCTGATACAACTGTTAAATTAAGTGCGAGTATTCCCTTTTATGAAGTGGGAAGGTTTATCGGGACCTATAACTTAACACCAGGAGAAACCATAGTGGTGAGTAAACCGATAATTGAGACATTGAAGTTATCCTTTAATACCATACTATTAGGGATAATGGCGTTAATAGGCGTAATAATCGTTGTAATGGCGTTAATACTGAGAAAGAAAAGATAA
- a CDS encoding metal-dependent hydrolase, with product MNLHSHILLALAFGLILFHNDITLAVLVGIGAAIPDLDREYVFTKRKIFAKYQLHRALFHNIFFALAVTYFNFYLGLGIFLHMALDLLTSPTDRGVELFFPLGRLVKNYELDYHGNIRKSKGMMWYLEDPVSIINKTADPGLKEIVKMPWIRIYGPFKNSRLVDWMIFYSSFVFIQLYELNHLVKWWELFLYTVFVKYIFITIGIVLFYFTGELWRRRLQFQNVNNKLKYIIIGVMALGLSLILFQGIELYSPMKPIINFNTLALIILSMFIGLFLAYIHVRLRFKKVTL from the coding sequence ATGAATTTACACAGTCACATACTACTAGCCTTAGCGTTTGGCTTAATTTTATTTCACAATGATATAACCTTAGCTGTATTAGTAGGGATAGGAGCAGCAATACCTGACCTGGACAGGGAATACGTGTTCACTAAGAGGAAAATATTTGCTAAATATCAACTACATAGAGCTCTCTTCCACAACATCTTTTTCGCTCTAGCAGTAACCTATTTCAACTTTTACCTAGGGTTAGGAATATTTCTTCACATGGCTTTAGATTTACTCACATCACCTACCGATAGAGGTGTAGAACTGTTTTTCCCTTTAGGTAGGTTGGTAAAGAATTACGAACTAGACTACCATGGTAATATAAGGAAAAGTAAAGGAATGATGTGGTATCTTGAGGATCCGGTGAGCATAATAAATAAGACTGCAGATCCAGGGTTGAAGGAGATAGTTAAGATGCCTTGGATTAGAATTTACGGCCCCTTTAAGAACAGTAGATTAGTTGATTGGATGATATTCTACTCCTCTTTCGTGTTCATTCAGTTATATGAGCTAAATCATCTTGTTAAATGGTGGGAATTATTTCTATATACCGTATTTGTAAAATACATCTTCATTACAATTGGAATAGTGCTATTTTATTTCACGGGGGAATTATGGAGAAGAAGACTACAATTTCAGAATGTAAACAATAAATTGAAATACATAATCATAGGCGTAATGGCTTTAGGACTTTCACTCATTCTATTTCAAGGTATAGAGCTATATTCACCCATGAAGCCCATAATCAATTTCAATACATTAGCGCTTATAATTCTCTCAATGTTTATAGGGTTATTTTTGGCTTATATTCACGTAAGACTTAGGTTCAAAAAAGTCACACTATAA
- a CDS encoding MFS transporter produces the protein MKEETKVSIAAMIGIAFEFYDFLIFGFVAGILASLFFPSGNKIVSLLDTFAVFATGFAGRPLGAIVFGHLGDKIGRKYTLIITMTLMGLSSLFTGLLPSYATLGILAPTLLTILRLLQGFSLGGEFGGGITLSAEFADPGKRAFYTGIAQMAQGIGPLMATGLIFAFSSIMLPNTFASIGWRILFVIGAFIAVIGVIIRLKISESPVFKKVKEKNEISHFPLGDAFRMYWRRILLGLGFIVGGTTMTYATSVFASSYLEDVIGVPARVVSLALTIGYIVEAISILLFAMLADKVGRKPLMVATAVGLLVLVYPYFLLISTGQFLLILLAQIIYSVVGSMSTGAYAAALTELFPTKVRYTALSFDYHVGVAVFGGTTPFIASYLIYATGYKLAPVYWGIAGMIVTLIAYLLYKETKGTVFEGQETIKR, from the coding sequence ATGAAGGAAGAAACTAAAGTTTCAATCGCGGCAATGATAGGTATAGCATTCGAATTTTATGATTTTTTGATATTCGGTTTCGTAGCGGGCATTTTAGCCAGCTTATTCTTCCCATCTGGAAATAAAATAGTGTCACTTCTTGACACGTTTGCTGTATTTGCTACAGGTTTTGCTGGTAGACCTTTAGGTGCTATAGTATTTGGTCATCTAGGTGATAAGATAGGAAGAAAATATACGTTAATAATTACAATGACATTAATGGGATTATCGTCATTATTTACTGGTTTGCTACCGAGTTATGCCACATTGGGTATTTTAGCACCCACGTTATTGACAATTTTAAGATTGCTTCAAGGGTTTTCACTTGGAGGTGAATTCGGAGGAGGAATTACTCTCTCAGCGGAATTTGCAGACCCTGGGAAAAGAGCTTTTTATACCGGAATTGCTCAAATGGCCCAAGGCATAGGCCCACTGATGGCTACGGGATTAATATTCGCCTTCAGTAGTATTATGTTACCTAATACTTTCGCATCTATTGGCTGGAGAATACTTTTTGTAATTGGTGCATTTATCGCAGTAATAGGAGTTATAATTAGGCTAAAAATTTCTGAATCGCCGGTGTTCAAAAAAGTTAAAGAGAAGAATGAGATTTCCCATTTCCCATTAGGTGATGCTTTCAGAATGTATTGGAGAAGGATACTGTTGGGTTTAGGATTCATAGTAGGTGGTACCACAATGACATATGCCACTAGTGTTTTCGCATCCTCGTATTTAGAAGACGTAATAGGAGTACCTGCACGAGTCGTTTCATTGGCATTAACGATAGGATACATTGTTGAGGCAATATCTATACTCTTGTTCGCAATGCTTGCCGATAAAGTAGGAAGAAAGCCATTAATGGTAGCGACTGCAGTGGGCTTACTAGTCCTTGTATATCCATATTTCTTATTAATCTCCACTGGTCAATTCTTACTAATATTGTTAGCTCAAATTATATATTCCGTGGTAGGTTCAATGTCAACTGGAGCATATGCGGCTGCATTAACAGAGTTGTTCCCAACCAAGGTAAGGTATACAGCCTTATCCTTTGATTACCATGTGGGAGTCGCGGTATTTGGAGGAACCACACCATTCATTGCAAGCTATTTGATTTACGCTACTGGGTACAAATTAGCACCAGTGTATTGGGGAATAGCTGGGATGATTGTAACGTTAATAGCGTACTTGTTGTATAAGGAAACCAAAGGAACAGTGTTCGAGGGACAAGAAACAATAAAAAGATAA
- a CDS encoding metal-dependent hydrolase family protein gives MELAIRDGIVFNGKEVIGKANIYIREGKIVEVSREDHSAKMEIDAKDMFVMPGLIDAHIHLSGIKGGSLLKIMFEKPEYRVLRAAKWLEKLLLAGFTTVRDCGETVSLALKRAINEGTISGPKVIAAGKPITQTFGHGELSHDVPLEFSKTLSFSEFCDGVESCIHAARKVLRDGADFIKIFATGGVLSQRDRPEHPQLSYEEIRAIVNEAEKVNTYVAAHAHGDRGARIAIEAGIKTLEHGTLLKDETLKLMREKNVTLTPTLAIQELIFKYGKQIGVDEWGLQKITSVRESIANVVRKAKEYGVTIISGTDLGFETGLEEIDMGKNWMETVLLVERGGLSPIEALRASTYDAGMAIGINAGAIEIGRDADIIIINGDPTQNMREISKVTNVIQNGKLVVENNKSIKG, from the coding sequence ATGGAGCTAGCCATAAGAGACGGAATCGTTTTTAACGGAAAGGAAGTGATAGGGAAAGCTAATATCTATATTAGAGAAGGAAAAATTGTAGAAGTATCTAGAGAAGATCACAGTGCTAAAATGGAAATTGATGCTAAAGACATGTTCGTAATGCCGGGATTAATCGACGCTCATATTCATCTTTCTGGAATCAAAGGTGGTAGTCTATTAAAGATAATGTTTGAGAAACCAGAGTACAGAGTACTTCGCGCTGCTAAATGGCTAGAAAAATTATTGTTAGCCGGATTTACGACTGTTAGGGACTGTGGAGAGACAGTATCGTTAGCCTTAAAGAGGGCTATAAACGAGGGAACTATAAGTGGGCCTAAGGTAATTGCAGCTGGGAAACCTATTACTCAAACTTTTGGACATGGGGAGTTAAGTCACGATGTACCGTTAGAGTTCTCAAAAACGTTAAGCTTTTCTGAATTTTGTGACGGAGTGGAATCATGTATTCACGCCGCCAGAAAAGTTCTAAGGGATGGTGCTGATTTCATCAAAATATTCGCAACTGGTGGAGTGCTATCACAGAGGGATAGACCAGAACATCCTCAGCTAAGTTATGAGGAAATTAGGGCAATAGTCAATGAAGCTGAAAAAGTAAATACTTACGTAGCAGCTCATGCTCATGGAGATAGGGGAGCAAGGATTGCAATAGAGGCTGGGATAAAAACGTTAGAACACGGCACCTTACTTAAGGATGAGACGCTAAAGTTAATGAGGGAGAAAAACGTAACCTTGACTCCAACATTAGCAATTCAAGAGTTAATATTCAAATACGGTAAACAGATTGGAGTTGATGAGTGGGGACTTCAAAAGATCACTTCCGTAAGGGAGAGTATTGCAAATGTTGTTAGAAAGGCTAAGGAGTATGGGGTTACAATAATAAGCGGTACTGATCTGGGCTTTGAGACAGGATTGGAGGAGATTGACATGGGGAAGAATTGGATGGAGACTGTGTTGCTTGTTGAGAGAGGAGGACTGTCTCCAATTGAGGCTTTAAGAGCTTCAACTTATGATGCTGGAATGGCTATTGGAATTAACGCTGGTGCCATAGAGATTGGAAGAGATGCTGACATCATAATTATTAATGGCGATCCTACGCAAAATATGAGGGAAATATCTAAGGTAACTAATGTAATTCAAAACGGAAAATTGGTAGTGGAGAATAATAAGTCAATTAAAGGTTAA
- a CDS encoding acyl-CoA synthetase, giving the protein MASYEEVRKSFSWNEVIKSLDKNPLDVLTSHDGIAIKRFTKDVVEEISFSDLKRKALRLALYLREFHDVKKGDVIAVLASKKIEQVIVLLATLSLGAIYQPLFTAFGPEAIKMRTRDVKPKVIFCQNDQKDKVSDAIPFSKFDELLSYGELKNIEKINWDDPIVLLYTSGTTGAPKGALIAKRLLLNTYVYMKYGIGIRESDVFWNPADPGWAYGLYYGIIGPLMFGKTVIFLDEPFNPERTMEFMKENKVTNFAFAPTAYRMIAGTIKRKYDLVLERASSAGEPLNPEVIRWFMDNYNVTIKDHYGQTEVGMVVYNGWGYETKIKIGSMGLPAPGYEVDVIEDIIAVKRDSPGFHFLGYLNNPEKTKESFRGDWYLTGDNAYKDEEGYFWFVGRKDDVVKVSGYRVGPFEVESVLLEFPAVLESAVVADEDPIRGHILHAYIVLKSGYTPSEELKKEIINFVNSKYSRHVHLEKVDFVDKLPKTESGKIQRYLLRKK; this is encoded by the coding sequence ATGGCGAGTTATGAAGAAGTTAGAAAGAGTTTTTCATGGAATGAGGTAATTAAATCTTTAGATAAGAACCCACTAGACGTGTTGACTTCTCACGATGGTATAGCAATTAAAAGATTTACTAAGGACGTTGTGGAGGAGATAAGCTTCTCAGATCTTAAAAGAAAGGCGTTGAGACTTGCCTTATATCTCAGGGAGTTTCATGATGTTAAGAAGGGAGACGTGATAGCTGTATTGGCTTCAAAGAAAATAGAACAAGTTATAGTACTTTTAGCAACGTTGTCGCTGGGAGCAATTTATCAGCCATTATTCACTGCATTTGGGCCGGAAGCGATTAAGATGAGGACTAGGGATGTGAAGCCAAAAGTTATCTTTTGCCAAAATGATCAAAAGGATAAGGTAAGTGATGCGATACCTTTCTCCAAGTTCGACGAATTATTAAGTTACGGTGAATTGAAGAATATTGAAAAGATAAATTGGGATGACCCAATAGTTTTACTTTACACGTCTGGTACTACCGGAGCTCCTAAAGGGGCTCTAATCGCTAAGAGGTTATTACTCAACACTTATGTTTACATGAAATATGGTATAGGTATTAGGGAAAGTGACGTATTTTGGAACCCTGCAGACCCTGGATGGGCTTACGGATTGTATTATGGTATAATAGGACCACTGATGTTCGGAAAGACCGTTATTTTCCTTGACGAGCCGTTTAACCCGGAGAGGACAATGGAGTTCATGAAGGAGAATAAGGTTACTAATTTTGCCTTCGCACCCACGGCATATAGGATGATAGCCGGAACGATTAAGAGGAAATATGATTTAGTATTAGAAAGAGCTAGTTCTGCTGGTGAACCGCTTAATCCAGAAGTTATAAGATGGTTTATGGATAATTACAATGTTACTATCAAGGATCATTATGGACAAACCGAAGTTGGAATGGTTGTTTATAACGGCTGGGGATATGAAACAAAAATAAAAATAGGGAGTATGGGACTACCAGCTCCCGGTTATGAGGTAGATGTAATAGAGGATATTATAGCTGTCAAAAGAGATTCACCAGGTTTTCACTTCTTAGGATATTTAAATAATCCAGAGAAGACCAAGGAATCATTTAGAGGCGATTGGTACTTAACTGGTGACAACGCGTATAAGGATGAGGAAGGATATTTCTGGTTTGTTGGAAGGAAGGATGACGTGGTTAAGGTATCCGGTTATAGGGTTGGACCATTTGAAGTTGAGAGCGTACTTCTAGAATTTCCCGCAGTACTAGAGTCGGCTGTTGTTGCCGACGAAGATCCAATACGGGGACATATATTGCACGCTTATATTGTACTTAAAAGTGGATATACGCCGAGTGAGGAATTGAAGAAAGAGATCATTAATTTCGTCAATAGCAAATACTCTAGACACGTACATCTTGAGAAGGTTGATTTTGTGGATAAGCTTCCTAAAACCGAGAGTGGTAAAATACAGAGATATTTATTAAGAAAGAAATAA
- a CDS encoding NCS1 family nucleobase:cation symporter-1, translated as MSEQEINHVNLDLTEYNQGRTVVPDNYYNPNIAPLPKSAKTWTWINYTTIWAGMIHNVPAFMLAGLLTFEFGPLIALMTIAIAYFTLLIALYLNGHIGTKWGVPFPSSIRPMFGIKGARVPVIMRAISALFWFSVETYAGGLILDALISIFYPSWSTISVELLGMPLHLAISFFLFWLLNVLVLFKGMDEIRKFELIAGPLVIVILGGLMIQVVTLANGLSPLFQIKGSSISLANIALAVSTMAGFWATLVLNIPDFTRFSRSQRDQLIGQTVGLPILTLLFSFIAVGLASAVIYIYHIPSSEAINYVNPVNIMYLFTDNLYITLILGISLVIATISVNVAANIVSPVYDLISLFPKKLNTWSKSAIVSAVLGLLYAPWLWYNSASSIENVINLIGAGLGSVAGVMIAHYWILGKTEIKLADLFKPNGRYWYVSGYNINALIAMVIGFSVPVIGFLVPQLALLYDYGWYLGLFLSLMIYLGLEKKRIT; from the coding sequence ATGTCAGAACAAGAAATAAACCACGTTAATTTGGACTTAACAGAATATAATCAAGGAAGGACTGTAGTACCAGACAATTACTACAATCCAAATATAGCACCACTTCCTAAAAGCGCAAAAACATGGACATGGATAAATTACACTACAATATGGGCTGGAATGATACATAACGTTCCCGCATTTATGTTAGCTGGACTACTAACATTTGAATTCGGTCCCCTAATAGCGTTAATGACCATTGCAATAGCTTACTTTACTTTGTTAATAGCGCTATACTTAAATGGGCATATAGGTACAAAATGGGGAGTTCCATTTCCCTCATCAATTAGACCAATGTTCGGAATAAAGGGTGCTAGAGTACCAGTAATAATGAGGGCAATTTCAGCACTGTTTTGGTTTTCCGTAGAAACTTACGCAGGGGGTCTAATATTAGATGCCCTCATCTCAATCTTCTATCCCTCATGGTCAACAATCTCAGTAGAACTCTTAGGAATGCCACTCCATCTGGCAATTTCGTTCTTCCTCTTTTGGTTACTTAACGTATTAGTATTGTTTAAGGGAATGGATGAGATAAGGAAATTCGAACTAATTGCTGGCCCCTTGGTAATAGTAATCTTAGGAGGTTTAATGATTCAAGTAGTTACTCTTGCAAATGGCCTATCACCATTGTTCCAAATAAAGGGCAGTAGCATTTCATTAGCTAACATAGCCTTAGCAGTATCCACAATGGCAGGTTTTTGGGCAACATTAGTTCTAAACATTCCTGACTTCACGAGATTTTCTAGAAGCCAGAGGGACCAACTAATAGGACAAACTGTTGGTCTACCTATACTTACGTTGCTTTTCAGCTTCATAGCAGTTGGGTTAGCATCTGCAGTGATTTACATTTACCATATTCCAAGTAGCGAAGCAATTAATTACGTTAATCCAGTTAATATAATGTATCTCTTTACTGACAATCTATACATAACGTTAATCTTAGGAATCAGTTTAGTCATTGCAACAATCTCAGTTAACGTTGCTGCGAATATCGTCTCACCGGTTTACGACTTGATAAGTTTATTCCCAAAGAAGCTTAACACGTGGTCTAAATCAGCTATTGTATCTGCAGTTCTGGGTTTACTTTACGCCCCATGGTTGTGGTATAATAGCGCCTCAAGTATAGAAAATGTGATAAATTTGATTGGAGCGGGTTTAGGTTCTGTTGCAGGAGTCATGATTGCTCACTACTGGATTTTAGGAAAGACTGAAATTAAACTAGCAGACCTATTTAAGCCAAATGGAAGGTATTGGTATGTATCAGGTTATAATATTAATGCATTAATTGCAATGGTAATAGGGTTTTCTGTTCCAGTAATAGGATTTCTAGTTCCTCAGTTAGCTTTGCTATACGACTACGGTTGGTATTTAGGACTATTTTTGAGTTTAATGATATACTTAGGTTTGGAGAAAAAGAGAATAACATAA